The Mangrovibacterium diazotrophicum DNA window CTATTACGAACCTGTGTTAGGTTTTCCGTGAAGGCAAAAACAAAAATTATTTGAAAAAAATTGAAAAAAGCATTATCTGCGCCTTGGTGAGTTCTTTACGAATGTAATTCAACGCGTGCCGAATCTGCGAATCAACGGTATTTTCAGAAATCTCCAGTCGACCGGCAATTTGCTTATAGCTCAAACCTTCAAATCGACTCATTCTAAAAATTTGCTTTCGTCTTTCCGGTAAATTTTCAATCAATGCCACGACCTTATCTTCCAGTTCCTTGCGCCAATCCCCTTCCTCCTGGTCCGTAACATGAAGATCAATCATCGCTTCATTTCCTACAAAATAAAGCTTTCGGGTGATGCCCTTTCGCAACTGGTCAACAACCTCGTGCCGGGCAATGGTAAATATGAAAGATACAAAGGCACGATCCGGATTTACTTTTTCGCGCTGAGTCCACAACTTTATAAAAACACGTTGCACCACATCGTCTGCATCCAGCTGGGAGGGAGCAAACTTCAATACAAAACCATTCAGTTTTGATTTGTAACGGTGGAACAAGATCTCAAAAGCCATCTGATCACCTGAGACAAAGCGTTCGACCAACTCTCTTTCAGTATTGAGCTCAAGTTTGGGCAAGTTCTATTCGTTAATTAGGATTTGCTACGAAAGTAAACAGCTTTAAGGAGAAAGCAAAGTTTGCCTCTTCTCCTGGTATATTAATCGACGGATTTAATAGAGGTTAAATGAAATTTATCAAGTCTACAGAAAAAATTAGGACGACTATTTCATCGTTTCTAACTCCAAAACTCCGTCGGATAAGACATTACCTGAAAGCGTTATTTCACTCTCATCCTGCTTCGAAACTCGCACCAATGTTTTTAAACCAGCGCCGCCAATGCTTCCCTTTACTATAAGTTTTTGCACTTGGCTCGCATAAATTCCAGCTTCTGTTTCGGTTTTGAGATTAGTGAGATCAAGGGCATCGAGAACGCAATTGACGGACTTTTCAATAAAAACTGCGGGACGGGCATCTATTTGTTTCGTCACAAAAGCACAGTTATCAAAGCGAATGTTTTCGGCATGGCGCAAATAGAATCCGTAAGCTGGCAGCACGCCGAACATGGTTGCTTCGGGGTAATCTTTGGGCTTGTACTCAACGGGACATTGAAAATCGGCCAAAGTCCCTCCTCCCGCAGATTCGACAATAATATCGTTCAAGCGAACATTACGGACTGGGAATCCCGGCTGTCCGGTGATGGAACAAGCAGTGTTTCCTTCAGTTTTTACCCGAACATGGCTGATGCTCACATCGCTTATTTCACCGACATGATCAATTGTTACCCCCGATTTATGGGACCGGGCACGGTTTCCCAATCGAATAAAGATGGGAGCTTCTGTTCCTTCAACCTGGATGTTGTTGATGCTGATTCCCTCCATTTTTCCGCCATCCACAATCTCGAGCGAAATGGCCGAGCTGCCGGTTGGGGCACCGTAAAAAGTGGGTTCTTTTATGGGCGAGGGCTTAACGACACAGTTCGAAATGGTGATGTTCCGGAAACCGCCGTTCGACTCTGTTCCCATTTTTATCGCATTGCAGCGACTACTGATCACACAATTCGTGATCGCGATATTTTCGCAGGCTCGTGGTGATGTACTTTTTAAGGTCACTCCATCGTCGTCAGAATCGGAAATGAAATCGGAAACCGTCACATCGTGGCATCCGTCCAAATCGAGACCATCGTTGTTGTAATTATTCCGGTTGAAAACCTTCACCCCACGAATCTGCACCTCGTCACAAGCCAGGTAGTGCTGCATCCAGCAACCGGAATTTCGCAAACTGATGTTCTCCACCAACACATTGCGGCAGGTGATAAAACGAAGCAAATGCGGGCGCGTAATCCCCTCATCATTCTTGGTCAGTTTCTTGAAACTGCGGCCCTGCCCGTCGATTGTTCCATAGCCCGTAATACTGACGTTAGTCGCATCTTCTGCATAAATCAACTGGATGGTCGCTTCCTGCGTACGCAGGGAAATATAGCCGGGTTTGATTTTTGTGTAGTCCTTCAAATCCCGGCTTCCGAACAGTACAGCGCCACTTTCGAGGTAAAAATTGACGTTGCTTTTCAAAAAAATGGAACCGGTTTTAAAATGACCGGCCGGAATCACAACGGTTCCTCCTCCGGCTTCCGAACACTGATCAATCGCCTGCTGAATGGCTTGGGTTGAAAGGAAAGCAGTATCAGCTTTCGCGCCAAAATCAAGAATATTATATTCCCGGGCTGATCCGCTGTTTACAACAAACAGCCCGATTAAAGCGAACAAAACGAATAGGTAAGATTTCATTGTTTACTGGTTTCTTGTTAGTTAATTGAATGTATATTGAAAATTATCGAACACCGCCGTCCCGCCTGTTTGATCTTGGTTGAAAGAGAACAAGCCAATTTTGGGGCCTTTCCAGTTTCCGCTCAAAACATGAAAATTAGCTCCCATCGTTTTGAAATTGACCTGATCGGTACTGAAATAAAATTGATTTTGCTTTGGAATAGCACTGATTAAAAGTTTCAGCCAGACAGTTGTCTCCTTGATCTTTTTTTCTTGTTTCATCCCGTTCACCACGGTGAAAATATACAGATCACCCTTCTTCTTTTCTATCCCGACCAAGGCAAATTCCTTCGCCATTAAACAAAGGCCGGCTAACTGTCCATCCTGCAGCTGGCTTCCGTCGAGTTCAACTTGTGCCTGCCCCGAACTTCCGATTACTTTTTGAGTAAGCGTATTTTTCGCTTGCAAAAATCCTGGCGCATAAAGTGCATCCAACGCCAGCTTTCCGGCTTGCCGCGTTAATGACCAAGCCGAATCCACCGGATTGTGATTCCACGACCATTGCAAGCCAAGTTCTGCGGAATCGAAATTATCCGAAGATTGCGGTTTCATAATTTCCGAAGTACCGTTCATCAACGGCTTTTTCCAAACATAAACAGGTTCGCCAATGCCGTTGCGATCCAGATCCACGCCAACCACCGGCCAGCCATCGCTCCAGTAAGCAGGTTGCAAGTGAACCACGCGACCAACGGCCGGAACCGATTGGAAATGCAGAAACCACCATTCGCCATTTGGTGTATCAACCAACGCACCCTGATGTGGACCATTAATCGTTGTTGAACCGGTTTCCAACACCACTTTCTTCTCGTAAGGTCCGTAAATATCTTTCGATCTTAAAACTGTCTGCCAACCTTTTTCTACGCCGCCCTCGGGAATACTCAGATAGTAGTAGCCATCTTTCTTCATGATTTTGGTTCCTTCGGCAACGGGCCCGGTGTAAACCGTCAAACCATCGTCGAGCAACGATTTTCCGTCGGCACTCATTTTATGAATAAGGATCGGTCCCGCACCGACCTTGCTGTGCCCGAGATAAGCCTGGCCGTCCTCATCCCAAAACGGACAAGGGTCTTCCCAACCAGCAATTGCGACGACTTGAGTCAATGGTTCCCAAGGCCCTTCAGGCCTGTCGGCCGACGACATGAAAAGACCTTCTTTGGGAGTACAGAAATAGACCCAGAATTTACCGTTGTGATACCTGATTGCCGGAGCCCAGCTTCCGCCGGCATAGCGATTGTTGGTGTCGTATGCCGGATCGAATTCAAACCGATCATAAACACGTCCAATGATCGTCCAATTGACCAAATCGGTGGAATGCAACACCGGCATTCCCATAAAATGAAATTCGGAACAAACCATGTAGAAATCGGCCCCAACACGAACCACATCGGGATCGGAATAGTCGGCATTCAACACCGGGTTGATGTAGGTTCCGTTTCCCTGATCACCCCAGGAAAGAACCTGTGCGGAAACTGCAAAATTTCCCATCAAAACAAAACTGAGACAAATCAGGATCAACTTTAAATCGTTCATAAATTCAGGTTTTACGTCGTACTCGCAATGCGTTTGATGCCTATTGATAACCGCTCTACAAATTACAAAAAACAGGCTATTTCCGAACCTGCCGATACTTCTTTCGATATTCTGCTGGTGTCAGGTTGTATTTGGCTTTAAAACATTTTCCAAAATATTTCAGATCCGAAAAACCAACCTGGTAGCATGCTTCTTTCACCAACACATTTTCTTCCGCCAAAATCTTTGCAGCCTGGCTGAGTCGAATTTCGCGAATGAATTCGATCGGTGACGAACCCGTTAAACTCTTCAGTTTGTTGAAAAAAGTCGTTTTCGACAAATTGACCTGCTTGCCCAACTCCTCCACCGAAAACTCCGGATCCTCCATGTGATCTATAATATATTTAACAAGCTCTTCCATGAATTCCTGATCCTTGGTCGACAACGGCATTAACTCCTCATCTGTTTCGGGCATGAAATCGGGTTGCTTGTAAAATGCCTGCAATCGTCGGCGTTGCTCCATCAAATTGGCAATTCGCGCTTTAAAATAGCCGACACTGAAGGGTTTAGTCAGGTAATCATCGGCGCCATGAGTCAAGCCCGACAATTTACTCTCGGCATCGGTTTTAGCCGAAAGCAAAACAATGGGAATGTGGCTTGTCGACTCGTCATTGCGCAGGCGTTTTAGCAACTCGATGCCATCCATTTTCGGCATCATAATATCGCTGACAATGAAATCGGGGTTGTGTTGCAAGGCCAACTGCAAACCTTCCTCTCCGTCGCCCGCTTCATAAATTGTGTAATCTTCTTCGTCCAGCAAACTTTTCATGAAGTGCCTCAACTCCGGATCATCTTCTACCAATAATCCAATTGGATTGGCTCTTTTTTCGGCCTTTGCCGGAAGTACCTTTTCCGCCGTCAAATTTTCGTCGACAGCTTGTGCGTTCTCACGTTGCGGAGAAACCAAGTCCACATCCGAGCCAAAATGGCTGTGTCCTTTTTGAAAACTGATGGCAACTTTTGTCCCGTCTCCAACCTTACTATCAAGCTGGATTTTTGCTCCATGCTGATCGGCAAAATCTTTCACCAACGACAGGCCAATTCCGGTGCTGGGATTATCCGGGTTTTCATTGAAATTTGAAAACCGAACAAACAGTTTCTTTTGCTTTTCAACCGAAATTCCAGGTCCATTGTCCTCGATACGAATAATCGCGGAACGGTCGGTTTCTTCTGCCGTTAACTTCACCGCACTTCCGGCAGGACAATACTTCAGCGCGTTGGACACCAAATTAACAAGCATTTTGTCGATCATCTCTTTGTCACCCCAAATCCGAACAGGCGATTCTGATTCGACGATTGTCAGTTTGATCTTTTTACTGATTGCAAGCTCTTCAAATTCAACTGCAACCTGCTTCACAAGTTGATTCAAGTCCAGCTGTTCAACCTGCAACCGATGTGTCTGAAACTTTCGTAAATCCAAAATTTGGTTAATTAATTTCAGCAATCGCTGCGTGCTTTGTTCCACCACCGAAAGCTGCTTACGAATCGGTTCAGGCGTATTCTGATCATTTACCATTTTTTCAACCGGAGCGGCAATCATGGTCAGCGGTGTACGTATTTCGTGCGATATATCAGTAAAAAAGCGCAATTTCAAATCAGCCATTTTCTGCTGCATCGCCATTTCATTTCGCAATTTGAAAATGGTGAGGATCGTTTTCTGAATCAACACAAACAGGCCCAAGAATAAGATAAAGTAAATGGCGTAAGCGAGCTTTGTCTCCCAAACTGACGGTTTTATCTTTATCTGCAAACGCCGCTCATTGTCGACCCAAACACCATTGCCATTCGTGGAGGAAACACGAAACTGATAATCTCCATGCGAGAGGTTTGTATAAGTCGCTGTCCGCTCAGCCCCGGTGTAATTCCAACTCTCTTCAAGACCGTCCAGCTTGTATCGGTATTGAATGTTCTTGCGTGCACTAAAATCGAGCGCTGCAAACTGCAACTTCAAAAAGTTTTGGTTGTGTTTTAACACGATCGTACTCCGATCATCTACGGAATAATCGAGTACTGATAGCCGAGACGAATCGGGAACATTGTTCATCAATTCGAAGCCCGTGAGGGCCAGATAAGGTTTAAAGTCGCTGACACCAACATTATCAGGATTGAGCTGCAGAATACCGTCAGAGAATCCAAACAGCAACTCTCCGTTCCTGAGCTTGCAGACGGCCGATTCTGAAAAGAGATTCTCGCCGACCACCGTTTTTACTTCCGCAAAAGTTTCAAAGCTCTCAGTTTCCGGGTCGTAACGAACCAGATTTCGTTCGGAACAAATCCAAATCCGCCCGCTATCGTCCTCTTGTATGCCTGTAATTCCTCCAATCAGGCTGGTCGTTTGCGCCGAGTAGCTTTCAAATTGGGCAGGGAACCCGTCGACAGTTTGAGCCGATTGTCTGTATAAATTTCCGCCGTAGGTGGCTAAAAACAAATTACCGTTTTCAGCCTCGTATACATACAAAATATCGTGATTCGGGAAATCAGCGTATTGCTTAAATGGAAGATCAGCTGCGGATTTCCCGGTAATTTTCAGGGATACCAAGCCATTTGTTGTCGCAACTTGCAACTCATTATTTTTGGTAAGCGTCATCCATCTCACCCACGAATAATCGTCTTCCGGGTAATTCAAAAGCTCATTGCGAATATTCAGGAAACGGATTTCCCTTCCGTCTTTCTCCAATAAATTCAATCCACCGCCCCAAGTTCCAACCCAAATTCGTCCGCTAGAATCCTGAAGCATACAATACACATCATCGTCGTTCAAACTGTATTGACCGCCCGACTCGCTATCGAACTTTGAAACACGATAAGCTCCCGATTTGGTATCGGGAACGAAATGGTAGATTCCTTCTCCCCGGGTTCCCAGCCAAACGGTTCCGTCTTTATCCTGTAAAATGCAATAAATTGCACTCTTCCAAAGCGAATGTTCCTCATCGACATACTCTCCCTGTGGCGAGAGATAGCCGATTAATTGTTGTTCCGCATCAAAAATCGCCAATCGGGATTCATCCTTGGTGGCAACCCAAATATTTCCGTTGAGGTCTTCAGCCAGAGCGCGCACATTGTTAGCTCCGGTCTGCGAAACAGGCAATTGCAACTTTCGCATTTTTTGGCGGGCAAACGAAAGCTTCTGCAAGCCCTGATTACGACTGCTAAACCACAAATTATCCTGCTGATCCACAAAAAATGTATAGTCCACATTTCGTAGAACTTTATTCCGGGCTATGTCTTCCACCATCTTGTCTGTTGCACGATCGTAGAAATAAAGCCCGCCGTTTTTAGGTTGAATCCATAAATTTCCCTCTTGGTCGTTCAGAACAAGGGGAATCGACCGTTGCGTTTGCACAACGGGCTTATCTTGATTGGCTAAAAAAGCAGTTAGCTTTTCCACTTCAAACTGAAAACGATAGATCCCGGGTTGCGCATTCGAAAACCAAAGTTCTCGGTTCAGGCTATCAACATACAAAACCCGCAATCCGGACATATCCACTTTATTTCTGAACTGCTTGCCAAAATTCTTAAATTCTCCCTTGTTAATATCATAGATGAAGAATCCATTCTCAGACGTAGTAAAAAGAATACAGCCTTGCTGCAACCACCTGGCACCAATTATGGTTGACTGATTCTCGGAATTGATCTTAAAAAATACGCGATCGCGTTTGTCATACCTCCAGATTTGTCCTCCTTCACCGGCAAACCAAATTGACTGTTCGTTCTCCGCAGAACAACGCAATACTGCATTAATCGATTGAACTTGGCCTTTCAATTCGTAGCTGTGAGCAGGTTCACCGACACCATCCCGGTCGATAAACTGCAGGCCCTCATCTGTTAGAAACCAGGTGTTCTGTTGAAAATCTTCACGAATGTCAAAAATCCGTTTCCACTTTAATTTCCCTTCTGCATCACCATAAACTGAAAGGTTGAATAACGAATCACGAATGCAGACAGCTTTTGCGTCTTCTGATAGCAACCAAACTTTTCCCGATGGCATCACCCGGATTTCGGAGACCTGGAAATCAGGCATAGCATCATGCAGAAGCCAGAATTTTTCCAGAGAGGGCTGGTAACAGTATACTTCAGATTGGTTTGACTGCAACCAAAGACGCCCAAATCTATCCTCCTGCAAATTGTTAATCCGATTCGACTTCAATTGGACCGCTTGCGACGACGAGGGCCGAACGGCTTGAAAGCGGTAACCATCGTAACGGATCAATCCATCGAAAGTACCAAGCCAAAGAAAGCCCTTTCGATCCTGAATGATTTTCAAGATAGAAGACTGTTCCAGCCCGTGTTCTTCCGAAAAGTGTTCAACAAATGAATCGGGAAGTGCGACAGCATTCCTGCAGAGCGCAAAAAGAACCAGTAGAAAAAATGAAATTTTATGGTTGATCAAAAGCCTCATAAGCCCAGTTTGGTCAACAAATTTATTGAAAAATCGACAGTTCGGCGATTCGCCGTGTAAGGACGGCAAATACACCTCGAAGTTCAGTCAATTTATACCCTCTCCAACATGGTCACCAACTTTCGATTTCCCGGTTTGTGCGTGAACCCTTAAAAAGTAAGCCGGCATTCGAACTTAACTCTGTCCTCTCAATCGGGCCATCAACTGCTTCACATCTTCATTATCCGGATAAAGCTTCAATATCTCGTCACCCAAAGTCGTTGCTTTTGCCATGTTGCTGTTGGTTAAATAAAACTGCAGTAACTCGAGACGGCTATTCAAATCCTGAACCGCATCAACTTCTTTCAATAAATAAGACTCCGCCTTCGATTTATCTTTCATGAAATCGTAAAGCATCGCAATATTGTGGTTCACGCGAGGATAGTTCGGATCAATTTTGCTCGCTTTCAACAACACTGCCAGCGACTCGTCGTATCGTCCCAGTTCACTCAAAACCAAACCCAATGCATAGGTTGCACCGGCGTCATCGGGCTGATGCTCTAAATAAATCCGGAAATGCTTCTCGGCCAAATCGTTTCTACGTGTCTGGTTATACAGATAGGCCAAATTCAGATTCACAAAATACATCTCGCCATCTTGCTCCAACGCTGCTTTGTAATACTGTTCGGCCTTCGCAAATTGGCTCTGGTGATAATAGAAATTGGCCATGTTGATTTTGCCGGTTGGAAAATCGGCGCTGTACAATAAAACCTCCTTGTATTCTTCCAAAGCCTTGTTGAAAGAACTCTTGTTCTTTTCCGGAACCTGATCGCTGCCGATTCGCAACAAATTAGCAGCGGCTTCCGTCCGAACAGCTTTCGTGTCATCGGTCAGGCCGTCAATCAGGCGGCTTATATTTTCCGGGGTTCCTTGCTGCAAACTCGCCATTGCCACCAGCCGCAGTGAAGGGTCGAGGTTTACCAGGTAATTGTCAACAACACCGGCCATTGTATCAGGATAATACGCCCCCAGGTCTTGCAAAGCCAAACTTCGGATATTTGGCGGATACAAATCGTTTCCGGCAATTTCCTTTAATTCGCTTGCAGCCTCGGTTTTACCGTCTTTTGCGGCAGCAAATGCTTGTGAATAATGGAATCGTCTCCGGCTTCCAAACCATTCTGTAATATACTTATCAGACCATTGATTGGTCTGATCAACGTGACATTGATTACAAGCATTGGGCGTTCCGTTTTTAATCGACAAATCAGGCCGTGGAATACGGAAACTGTGATCGCGCCGGTAATCGACGCCCATATAATAACGACCGTGCATGTGGCAGTTGATACACTCGGTACCCGAACCGACATCGAATTTCACACCCGACTCGGAAATAACCGCTTTCCCCGGCATTCCTGCACTTTTATGGTGATGGTGGCTGTAGGTATCGTAAACATCTTTTTGGTGACATTGCAGGCAAAGCCGGTTGCCATCGAACAAGCGTTCGCCGCTATGCACGTTGTGGCAATCGTTACATTTCACGCCGCGTTGGTACATTTTACTTTGCATGAACGACGCGTACACGTAATCTTCATCCTTGATTTGCCCATCGACATACCACGAAGGTTCATCAGGCAAAACAACCCGACTGTGATCGTAAATACTTTTGGCTGAATAATCCATGTCGCTAAGCGAACTTTTACGCGAATGGCAACGCATGCAAAGATTCACGTATTCCGCGTTATCAATGTTGCTGGTTTTCACCTCCAGCCCGAAATTTTCAAAGCCTTCCCGCGAATAGGCGGGCAACTCAGCCCATTGCACGTGGTTTGAACCAGGTCCGTGACAAGCCTCGCAACTCACATTTATTTCAGACCAAGTGGTGTGATACGAATCTTTTTCAGCATCGTATCCTTTCACCAGATTCGTTGAATGACATTCGGCGCACATGCCGTTCCAGTTCTGCGCCTGGTTGGTCCAGTGCAGCCAGTTGTTGGCATCAATCACCTGGTCTTTGTAAGTTGAATCGGCCATGTGATACCAGACTTTGTCCAGCGTATTCCAGGTAATCGGCAAGGTCTGCAGACGTCCGCGATCAAATTCAACCAGGTACTGCTGCAAAGGCGTATAACCAAATACATACTTCACTTCGTAATCGTGCATTTGCCCATCTTCACCATCACTTAAAACGAAAAACTTTCCTTCTTTGCGAAACATGCGGTAAGTATGCCCTTGAGCTTCGAGTGTTTTGTCGGAAAAATCGCCCAGCACCGTTGAATCATTCGCCACATCCATAGCCCGCTCGTGATGAGAACCTTTCCAATCGTTGTACTCATTCAGGTGACATTCTTTACAATTCTGCGCACCAACAAACCGGGGCGTTGTATCAACGAGCTCCACATCGGGTTTCAACAAAACGAACCTCAATACCATGAGCGCCGGGAAAAGCAAAACAAGGACAAGGGCTAATATGCGGATTAATTTTTTTGTTTGTTTGATATCCATACTCAGGCGTACATTACTTGTGAACGATCGAATTTACTACGCTTTACGGGGTTGGCAGTATCAACCAGTACTTTGTTGCCTTTGAACGCAATTGGATAGTAATCCAAAGCCCGGGCAGCGGGTGACGAAATTACACTCCCATCTTTGTCAAAAGCCGAAGCATGACAAGGACATTCGAAACGATCGTGGTTGGTATTGAATTGAATGACACATCCTAAATGGGTGCATTTTGACGAAACAGCGATGAAACCGCCATCGTCCAGGCGACACAGAAAGAATTCGGCCGACCCGAACGGGTAAACCCGGCCTTTTTCAAAAACGGAAACTTCGCCCGCTTCGTAATAGCTCGTTTCTGCCAGAGCACCTTTTCGATGCCCCAGGAGACGAATGAAAACGTATCCGAATTCAAGCGACGCCAAGCTGTAAAGTATTCCTTTAAAAAATTTCCGTCTACCTATTTTCATCATAATCTAACGATTGTTATTCGACTGAATACCGTTTCATTTCTCTAAAAAATCAGTTGCATTCCCGCTCCACGCAGCAGGCTGCCGGTCAGCATCATCACCAAATATGCAACAAGTATGATTGTTACCGAAACCAGAACAAGCTCCATGGCATCGGCCTTAAATTTCTTTTTCACGAAATATAGGTAAACTCCCACCGGCACAAAATAGATTAGCGCCGGCAGCACGCCCTCGCTAATCAGCACGGGCCAGGACGAAAACCAGTGCCCGAAATCGAGCAGCAAATCATCGATGACGATGATCGCAAAGGTGAAGACCGCTGTAACAATAGCTGAGAGGATAGTTATTTTCTTCCCTTTTTCCGAGTAAAACCAGACGCCTTCGTTCACCTTCCGAAAATGCACAAACGGGATGATGATGAACAGCTCAATGACCAACAGTGGAATTAAAAATGAAGCGAAAGCCGGGTGCATGTGCATGAGCAGTTCCTGGAAACCCATAAAGTACCAGGGCGCTTTACTCGGGTTTGGACTGACCAATGGCTTCGCTTTGTCCAGCAACGGTGCATCAACAAAGAAAGAAAACAGCATTAGCACGATGATCACCACCAACGCTGTTAAGGCTTCCTTATACACCAAATTCGGATGAGTTTCAACTTTTGTAGTTCGTTCCGAATGCGGTATAGCCACCCCTTTTGCCCGGCGTACCAGCCAAAAATGAACAAACATGAAAAAGACAAGCAACAATGGAAGTAAACCGGTGTGAAAATTATAAAAGCGAAGCAGCGTATCGTCATTCACAACATCGCCACCACGAATCATATCGGCCAAAAACTTGCCGACCAGCGGCGTATAATTCAGCATGTTCGTCATAATGGTCACCGCCCAGTACGAGAGCTGATCCCAGGGCAACAGGTAACCTGTGAAGTTGGAACACACAACCAGGAACATTAGCAGCAAACCGTAAAGCCAGTTCTTACGGCGTTCGTGGTAAACGGCTTGCGCATAAAAAACGCGCACTAAATGTAGAAACGAAACCACCACCAAAAGCATGGCACTCCAGTAATGCAGGTTTCGAAGCAACTGTCCAAAAAGGACATCCTTCTGCAGTCTGACAATCGAATCGTAAGCGCCACTACCAGAAGGAACATAAGCAAAACGGAGCAACATACCCGTGATGAAAAGTATGACAAACAGCAGGGCTGCGATTCCTCCAAGCCCAAATGTGCGGTTAAACACAATGGCTCGGGGCTCAACTTTTCGTGGATGAATGTGCAATAGGAAGTCCGAAATGGATCGTTCCGTCGAAGGGTGTTTCATAAGAATGGTTTTTACCGTACTGCTAATATAACACAATGTAAACTAACCTCACCAATAAGAATTCAATTCAAAAAGCTAAATAACAAATACGTGTTGTTCCTCTTGATTACTCATCTCTTGTTTTATGCAAGCAATTTCCCTGGACTTGAATTAAATCATTCATCTGCAACAGATACGCCGGCCAGCAACCGAATTACCGCAGCAAACAGGAAGTTTAATTAGCTCATAAAATACTCATTAACAGCCACTTTATGACAATCCACAACAAATTATCCACAAAGTCTGGCTTACCATGTTGATTTTGATCGGCTTAGGCCTTAATTTTGATTAGAGTAACCCTTCTACCAAACCACCATGAAAAAAATAATCGTTTTCACCGCGATCTTACTTCTGACAACCGGCAGCCTGAAAGCACAGGAATTGTTCATAACACCTTTTGCCGGTTACACCTTTGCCGACGGATTCAATTTTAACCGCGGAAGGGCAAAAATCGGTGACGGTTTCACCTATGGCGGCATCATTTCCTACGTCGTTGACAACCGAATGAGTCTGGAACTGACCTACAGCCGCGAAGATTGCCACGCCATGGCCTATTCCAGTTACTGGGGAATTGATGTGTATGAACCTATCAGCGCCAATTATATCCTGGTTGGCGGAAGCAGGCTGCTCCCTTTCAGTGAAAAGTTCAGTGCCTTTATCGGGCCCAACATCGGTGTGGGTATATACTCCGGTAAATCCGGCGACGTTGGCACAAAAACCAAATTTGCCTTTGCGCTTAACGGTGGTTGCCGGTACATGTTTACCGACCGGGTTGGCTTCCGCATCCAGGCCAACTTGAATATGCCAATTACCGACGTTGGAGGCTCGTTGTGGTGGGACTCAACCTCCGGCACATCCGTGGGAATCTCGAGCCGGGTCCCGTTTGTGCAATTCGGCTTTACCGGCGGCCTGACCTTTAATATTAACTAAACGACGATTGCCGAAACCAGATGATGGCTTCATCCCAATCATTTTGAAAACTAAAACAGAAATAAAATTGCCATGAAATACTTAAATCTCCTTCTCGTCCTGATCTTTTTTGCCGGATCGGTCAATGCAAAATCGGATTATGCAGACTGGCCCAAAACGATAACCAATTCAAAAGGTGTTCTCACCATGTATCAACCGCAA harbors:
- a CDS encoding glycoside hydrolase family 28 protein, whose protein sequence is MKSYLFVLFALIGLFVVNSGSAREYNILDFGAKADTAFLSTQAIQQAIDQCSEAGGGTVVIPAGHFKTGSIFLKSNVNFYLESGAVLFGSRDLKDYTKIKPGYISLRTQEATIQLIYAEDATNVSITGYGTIDGQGRSFKKLTKNDEGITRPHLLRFITCRNVLVENISLRNSGCWMQHYLACDEVQIRGVKVFNRNNYNNDGLDLDGCHDVTVSDFISDSDDDGVTLKSTSPRACENIAITNCVISSRCNAIKMGTESNGGFRNITISNCVVKPSPIKEPTFYGAPTGSSAISLEIVDGGKMEGISINNIQVEGTEAPIFIRLGNRARSHKSGVTIDHVGEISDVSISHVRVKTEGNTACSITGQPGFPVRNVRLNDIIVESAGGGTLADFQCPVEYKPKDYPEATMFGVLPAYGFYLRHAENIRFDNCAFVTKQIDARPAVFIEKSVNCVLDALDLTNLKTETEAGIYASQVQKLIVKGSIGGAGLKTLVRVSKQDESEITLSGNVLSDGVLELETMK
- a CDS encoding glycoside hydrolase family 43 protein, with protein sequence MNDLKLILICLSFVLMGNFAVSAQVLSWGDQGNGTYINPVLNADYSDPDVVRVGADFYMVCSEFHFMGMPVLHSTDLVNWTIIGRVYDRFEFDPAYDTNNRYAGGSWAPAIRYHNGKFWVYFCTPKEGLFMSSADRPEGPWEPLTQVVAIAGWEDPCPFWDEDGQAYLGHSKVGAGPILIHKMSADGKSLLDDGLTVYTGPVAEGTKIMKKDGYYYLSIPEGGVEKGWQTVLRSKDIYGPYEKKVVLETGSTTINGPHQGALVDTPNGEWWFLHFQSVPAVGRVVHLQPAYWSDGWPVVGVDLDRNGIGEPVYVWKKPLMNGTSEIMKPQSSDNFDSAELGLQWSWNHNPVDSAWSLTRQAGKLALDALYAPGFLQAKNTLTQKVIGSSGQAQVELDGSQLQDGQLAGLCLMAKEFALVGIEKKKGDLYIFTVVNGMKQEKKIKETTVWLKLLISAIPKQNQFYFSTDQVNFKTMGANFHVLSGNWKGPKIGLFSFNQDQTGGTAVFDNFQYTFN
- a CDS encoding RNA polymerase sigma factor encodes the protein MPKLELNTERELVERFVSGDQMAFEILFHRYKSKLNGFVLKFAPSQLDADDVVQRVFIKLWTQREKVNPDRAFVSFIFTIARHEVVDQLRKGITRKLYFVGNEAMIDLHVTDQEEGDWRKELEDKVVALIENLPERRKQIFRMSRFEGLSYKQIAGRLEISENTVDSQIRHALNYIRKELTKAQIMLFSIFFK